The Salmonella enterica subsp. houtenae serovar Houten genome has a segment encoding these proteins:
- the murQ gene encoding phophosugar binding protein: MNLGTLVSETRNPQTMDLDALSTPELVKRFNEQDTLVAKAVKATLPDVARAVDAAAAALKSGGRIIYMGAGTSGRLGVLDASECPPTFGVPHDLVVGLIAGGPGALLKAVEGAEDSQQAGEDDLVALNLQEQDLVVGLAASGRTPYVIGGLRYARQSGCTTVAVSCNPDSPIAREADIAISPVVGPEALTGSTRLKSGTAQKMVLNMISTGAMVKFGKVYQNLMVDMKATNVKLVDRACRMVVEATGIGREEAETLLKQTDFEVKPAILMALTGLDAAAAREKLVAHQGFLRAALEH; this comes from the coding sequence ATGAATCTTGGTACGTTAGTGTCTGAAACCCGTAACCCGCAAACGATGGATCTGGATGCGTTGTCTACCCCTGAATTAGTTAAGCGTTTTAATGAACAGGATACGCTGGTAGCCAAAGCAGTAAAAGCCACTCTGCCTGATGTTGCGCGTGCGGTGGATGCCGCAGCGGCGGCGCTGAAGTCTGGCGGACGTATCATATACATGGGTGCGGGTACCAGTGGTCGGCTTGGCGTACTGGATGCCTCAGAATGCCCCCCGACGTTTGGCGTTCCGCACGATCTGGTCGTCGGGCTGATCGCCGGCGGGCCGGGCGCGTTACTGAAAGCGGTCGAAGGCGCGGAAGACAGCCAACAGGCAGGCGAAGACGATCTTGTCGCGCTAAATCTGCAGGAACAGGATCTGGTGGTGGGGCTTGCGGCGTCGGGGCGGACACCCTATGTGATTGGCGGTCTGCGCTATGCGCGGCAGTCGGGTTGTACCACTGTTGCCGTCTCCTGTAATCCAGACTCGCCTATTGCGCGGGAAGCTGATATCGCTATCTCGCCAGTTGTCGGGCCGGAAGCGCTTACCGGCTCCACGCGGCTGAAATCCGGCACCGCGCAGAAAATGGTGCTCAATATGATTTCTACCGGCGCGATGGTGAAGTTCGGCAAGGTCTATCAAAACCTGATGGTGGATATGAAAGCCACCAACGTCAAACTGGTCGATCGCGCGTGTCGGATGGTCGTTGAAGCGACCGGGATAGGTCGCGAAGAGGCGGAAACGTTGCTGAAACAGACCGATTTTGAGGTTAAGCCCGCCATTCTGATGGCGCTTACGGGGCTGGATGCTGCCGCCGCCAGGGAAAAACTCGTTGCTCATCAGGGCTTTTTAAGGGCGGCGTTAGAACACTAA
- the yfhH gene encoding transcriptional regulator: MNCLIRIRQRYPDLAQSNRKLADYLLAQPDTARHLSSQQLAAEAGVSQSSVVKFAQKLGFKGFPALKLAISEALASNPNPHSVPVHNQIRGDDPMRLVGEKLIKENVAAMHATLDVNSEEKLLESVAMLRHARRIVITGIGASGLVAQNFAWKLLKIGVNAVVERDMHALLATVQAMAPEDLLLAISYSGERRELNLAADETLRAGAKILAITGFSPNALQQRATRCLYTIAEEQATRSAAISSTHAQMMLTDLLFMALVQQDLERAPERIRHSEALVKKLV; the protein is encoded by the coding sequence ATGAACTGTTTGATTCGTATTCGCCAGCGTTATCCGGATCTCGCGCAAAGCAACAGGAAACTGGCGGATTATCTGCTCGCGCAACCGGATACGGCGCGGCATCTGAGCTCGCAACAACTGGCGGCCGAAGCGGGCGTCAGCCAATCCAGCGTAGTCAAGTTCGCGCAAAAACTGGGGTTTAAAGGGTTTCCGGCGTTGAAACTGGCTATCAGCGAAGCGTTGGCCAGCAATCCTAATCCGCATTCCGTTCCCGTTCATAACCAGATTCGCGGCGACGATCCGATGCGCCTGGTTGGGGAAAAATTAATTAAAGAAAATGTGGCGGCGATGCACGCCACGCTGGACGTTAACAGTGAAGAAAAACTGTTAGAAAGCGTCGCGATGCTGCGCCACGCCCGACGTATTGTGATCACCGGGATTGGCGCCTCTGGACTGGTGGCGCAAAATTTTGCCTGGAAGCTACTAAAGATTGGCGTTAACGCGGTGGTTGAGCGCGATATGCACGCCCTGCTGGCGACGGTGCAGGCAATGGCGCCGGAGGATCTGCTGCTGGCGATCTCCTATTCCGGGGAGCGGCGAGAGCTGAACCTGGCGGCGGACGAAACATTACGCGCAGGCGCGAAGATCCTGGCCATTACCGGTTTTTCTCCCAACGCCTTGCAACAGCGCGCCACCCGCTGCCTGTATACGATTGCTGAGGAGCAGGCGACGCGCAGCGCCGCTATCTCCTCGACACATGCGCAAATGATGTTGACCGACTTACTGTTTATGGCGCTGGTACAACAGGATTTAGAGCGGGCGCCGGAGCGTATTCGCCATAGCGAGGCGCTGGTAAAAAAACTGGTTTGA
- the tadA gene encoding adenosine deaminase, whose amino-acid sequence MSDVELDHEYWMRHALTLAKRAWDEREVPVGAVLVHNHRVIGEGWNRPIGRHDPTAHAEIMALRQGGLVLQNYRLLDTTLYVTLEPCVMCAGAMVHSRIGRVVFGARDAKTGAAGSLMDVLHHPGMNHRVDIIEGVLRDECATLLSDFFRMRRQEIKVLKKAARAEGMGPAG is encoded by the coding sequence TTGTCTGATGTCGAATTAGATCACGAATACTGGATGCGCCACGCGCTGACGCTGGCGAAACGCGCCTGGGACGAACGTGAGGTCCCGGTTGGCGCGGTATTGGTGCATAACCATCGCGTCATTGGCGAAGGCTGGAATCGGCCCATTGGCCGCCACGATCCTACTGCGCACGCTGAAATAATGGCGCTGCGTCAGGGCGGTCTGGTATTGCAGAATTACCGGTTACTGGATACCACGCTGTATGTCACGCTGGAACCCTGTGTGATGTGCGCAGGCGCTATGGTGCATAGCCGCATTGGACGCGTTGTCTTTGGCGCGCGCGATGCAAAAACCGGCGCGGCCGGATCGCTAATGGATGTGCTGCACCATCCGGGAATGAACCACCGGGTCGACATTATTGAAGGGGTGCTGCGCGATGAATGTGCGACGCTGCTCAGTGATTTTTTCCGTATGCGTCGTCAGGAAATTAAAGTCCTGAAGAAAGCCGCCCGCGCAGAAGGCATGGGGCCTGCCGGATAA
- the yfhL gene encoding ferredoxin encodes MALLITKKCINCDMCEPECPNEAISMGDSIYEINSDKCTECVGHYETPTCQKVCPIPNTILHDPAHVETEEQLWDKFVLMHHADKL; translated from the coding sequence ATGGCCCTGTTAATCACCAAAAAATGTATCAATTGCGATATGTGCGAGCCCGAATGCCCGAATGAGGCGATTTCAATGGGCGACAGCATTTACGAGATTAACAGCGACAAATGCACCGAGTGTGTAGGCCATTACGAAACGCCGACCTGTCAGAAAGTCTGCCCGATCCCCAATACGATTTTGCACGATCCCGCCCATGTCGAAACCGAAGAACAGTTGTGGGATAAGTTTGTTCTGATGCATCACGCAGATAAACTGTAA
- the mltF gene encoding Transglycosylase Slt family, whose product MKKLKINYLFIGILTLLLAAALWPSIPWLGKTENHVAAIQARGVLRVSTIDSPLTYSVINGKKYGLDYELAQQFANYLGVKLIVTVRQNISQLFDDLDNGNADLLAAGLVYDSARVKNYQPGPMYYSVSQQLVYRVGQYRPRSLASVNENQLTIAPGHVVVNDLQRLKETTFPDLSWKVDDKKGSTTLLEEVISGKLDYTIADSVAISLFQRVHPELAVALDVTDEQPVTWFSRLDDDNTLSAALLDFFNSINEDGSLARIEEKYLGHGDDFDYVDTRSFLRAVDNVLPELEPLFKKYAKEIDWRLLAAISYQESHWDPLATSPTGVRGLMMLTKNTAQSLGLTDRTDAEQSISGGARYLEDMMAKVPETVPEDERIWFALAAYNMGYAHMLDARALTVKTKGNPDSWTDVKQRLPLLSQKPYYSKLTYGYARGHEAYAYVENIRKYQISLVGYLQEKEKQEAEAMKLAQDYPAVSPEELNKAPFPFLSFLSQSSGHLTHSPSLLFTPQKKEEK is encoded by the coding sequence TTGAAAAAATTAAAGATTAATTATCTGTTCATCGGCATATTGACGCTGCTGCTGGCAGCAGCCCTTTGGCCCTCTATCCCCTGGTTAGGTAAAACCGAAAACCATGTCGCCGCGATTCAAGCCCGGGGGGTACTGCGCGTCAGTACGATCGACTCGCCATTAACCTATTCCGTTATCAACGGTAAAAAATATGGCCTGGACTATGAGCTGGCGCAGCAGTTCGCCAACTATCTCGGCGTAAAGCTGATAGTGACGGTACGCCAGAATATCAGCCAGTTGTTTGACGATCTGGATAACGGCAATGCCGACCTGCTCGCGGCAGGGCTGGTCTACGACAGCGCGCGCGTTAAAAACTATCAGCCTGGTCCCATGTATTACTCGGTTTCGCAACAGCTTGTCTATCGGGTAGGACAATATCGCCCACGTTCGCTGGCGTCCGTTAACGAGAATCAGCTTACCATTGCGCCGGGGCACGTCGTGGTCAATGACTTACAGCGTTTAAAAGAGACAACGTTTCCCGACCTGAGCTGGAAGGTGGATGATAAAAAAGGCTCGACGACGCTGCTGGAAGAGGTTATCAGCGGCAAACTGGATTACACCATCGCCGATTCGGTGGCGATCAGTCTGTTTCAGCGCGTTCATCCCGAACTGGCCGTGGCGCTGGATGTCACGGATGAACAGCCCGTGACCTGGTTTAGCCGACTGGACGACGATAATACGCTCTCCGCTGCGCTGCTCGATTTTTTCAATTCGATCAATGAAGATGGCTCTCTGGCGCGGATCGAAGAGAAATATCTGGGGCATGGCGATGATTTCGACTACGTTGACACCCGCTCTTTCCTGCGAGCGGTGGATAATGTCCTGCCGGAGCTGGAGCCGTTATTTAAAAAATATGCCAAAGAGATAGACTGGCGTCTGCTGGCGGCGATCTCTTATCAGGAATCGCACTGGGACCCACTGGCGACCTCGCCAACCGGCGTGCGCGGCCTGATGATGCTGACTAAAAATACTGCCCAAAGTCTGGGGCTAACCGATCGTACCGATGCGGAGCAAAGCATCAGCGGCGGCGCTCGCTATCTTGAAGATATGATGGCTAAAGTTCCCGAAACCGTTCCGGAAGACGAACGTATCTGGTTTGCTTTAGCCGCCTACAATATGGGTTATGCGCACATGCTCGACGCCAGAGCGCTGACGGTAAAAACCAAAGGCAATCCGGATAGCTGGACCGATGTGAAGCAACGTTTGCCGCTATTAAGCCAAAAACCGTATTACAGTAAGTTAACCTACGGTTACGCGCGTGGGCATGAGGCTTATGCTTATGTGGAAAATATCCGTAAATACCAGATAAGTTTGGTGGGGTATTTGCAGGAAAAAGAAAAGCAGGAAGCGGAAGCCATGAAACTGGCGCAGGATTATCCGGCGGTGTCCCCGGAGGAGCTGAATAAAGCGCCCTTCCCCTTCCTTTCGTTTTTATCGCAGTCATCAGGCCACCTGACGCATTCGCCGTCTTTACTGTTTACGCCGCAGAAGAAAGAAGAAAAATAG
- the acpS gene encoding 4'-phosphopantetheinyl transferase, whose translation MAILGLGTDIVEIARIEAVISRSGERLARRVLSDNEWAIWETHQQPVRFLAKRFAVKEAAAKAFGTGIRNGLAFNQFEVFNDELGKPRLRLWGEALTLAEKLGVAHMHVTLADERHYACATVILES comes from the coding sequence ATGGCGATTCTCGGCCTGGGAACGGACATTGTAGAGATTGCCCGCATTGAGGCAGTGATCTCCCGTTCCGGCGAACGTCTGGCAAGGCGTGTGCTCAGTGACAACGAGTGGGCTATCTGGGAGACGCATCAGCAGCCGGTGCGTTTTCTCGCCAAGCGTTTTGCGGTCAAAGAGGCGGCGGCGAAAGCTTTTGGCACCGGCATTCGCAACGGTCTGGCGTTTAATCAGTTCGAAGTGTTTAACGATGAGCTGGGAAAACCACGTTTGCGGCTGTGGGGAGAGGCGTTAACGCTGGCGGAAAAACTCGGTGTGGCGCATATGCATGTTACGTTGGCCGATGAGCGCCATTACGCCTGCGCTACGGTCATTCTGGAAAGTTAG
- a CDS encoding HAD hydrolase, family IF, with the protein MVSHERRVVFFDLDGTLHQQDMFGSFLRYLLRRQPLNALLVLPLLPIIGIGLLVKGRAARWPMSLLLWGCTFGHSETRLQAHQADFVRWFRANVTAFPVVQERLTTYLLSSDADIWLITGSPQSLVEQVYFDTPWLPRVNLIASQMARRYGGWVLTVRCLGHEKVAQLERKIGTPLRLYSGYSDSKQDNPLLYFCQHRWRVTPHGELQQLE; encoded by the coding sequence TTGGTCAGCCACGAGCGTCGTGTCGTCTTTTTTGATTTGGATGGAACGTTACATCAACAGGATATGTTCGGCAGTTTTCTGCGTTATTTGCTGCGCCGTCAACCGTTAAATGCGCTGCTCGTACTGCCGCTGTTGCCCATTATCGGTATCGGTTTACTGGTAAAAGGGCGTGCGGCCCGCTGGCCGATGAGTCTGTTGTTGTGGGGCTGTACTTTTGGCCATAGCGAAACGCGTTTGCAGGCGCATCAGGCGGATTTTGTCCGTTGGTTTCGCGCTAACGTCACGGCGTTTCCGGTTGTACAGGAGCGTCTGACCACCTATCTATTGAGCTCTGACGCGGATATCTGGCTTATTACCGGTTCTCCGCAATCATTGGTAGAGCAAGTCTATTTTGATACGCCGTGGCTGCCGCGCGTTAACCTCATCGCCAGCCAGATGGCGCGACGGTATGGCGGCTGGGTATTGACCGTGCGCTGTCTGGGCCATGAAAAAGTCGCGCAACTGGAACGTAAAATCGGTACGCCGCTGCGTCTTTATAGCGGCTACAGCGACAGCAAACAGGATAATCCGCTGCTTTATTTTTGCCAGCATCGCTGGCGGGTGACGCCGCACGGCGAGCTGCAGCAGCTCGAATAG
- a CDS encoding PTS system IIBC component, translated as MDKTAALASDILRAIGGEQNILRLENCMTRVRVEVQDDSQLDIPRLKALPGVSGYVKQGVQHQLIVGPGKAAQVVDAMRAQIAAGGVKPGIDTMTRTKSEAKAKYKAPMSDALRKLANVFIPLIPAFIASGLITGIINILKRPDIVGDIAVHYPNLLGLMGIFGSAVFAIMNILVGVNTAKVFGGSQALGGVMAGILSSPQLAQITLFGEALQPGRGGVIAVLLVVALMCWIERQFRKLLPGSLELILNPLLTTIITGAVAIVALQPLGGWISDAIAHGASWAIVSGGFLVGAVLAGTFLPLVLTGLHQGLVPIHVELVQAHGYNALFPILAMAGVGQIGAAIAVLMKTRNARLKKVIKGALPVGLLGIGEPLIFGVTLPLGKPFIGACLGGAVGGALISYWKVATVITFGISGLPLALTIVAGKVLFYLLGYLIAVIAGFIFTWLLGFNDPEE; from the coding sequence ATGGATAAGACGGCAGCGCTCGCCAGCGATATTTTACGTGCTATCGGCGGAGAGCAAAATATTCTGCGCCTGGAAAACTGTATGACGCGAGTCAGAGTGGAGGTACAGGACGACAGCCAACTGGATATTCCACGCTTAAAAGCGTTGCCTGGCGTCAGTGGATATGTAAAGCAAGGGGTGCAACATCAGCTGATCGTTGGGCCGGGGAAGGCTGCGCAGGTGGTCGATGCGATGCGCGCGCAGATTGCCGCAGGTGGTGTAAAGCCGGGTATTGATACTATGACGCGTACCAAATCCGAGGCGAAAGCGAAGTATAAAGCGCCGATGAGCGATGCGTTGCGTAAGCTGGCGAATGTTTTTATTCCGCTTATCCCCGCCTTTATCGCATCCGGCTTGATTACCGGCATTATCAACATTCTTAAACGTCCGGATATAGTCGGCGATATTGCCGTCCATTACCCTAACTTGCTGGGCCTGATGGGGATATTTGGTAGCGCGGTGTTCGCTATCATGAACATTCTGGTTGGCGTCAATACCGCGAAAGTCTTTGGCGGATCGCAGGCGTTAGGCGGCGTGATGGCAGGGATCCTTTCCAGCCCGCAATTGGCGCAGATTACGCTCTTTGGCGAGGCGCTTCAGCCGGGACGGGGCGGCGTCATCGCCGTCCTGCTGGTGGTGGCGTTAATGTGCTGGATTGAGCGCCAGTTCCGTAAGCTGCTGCCGGGGTCGCTGGAGTTAATTCTTAACCCTTTATTGACAACCATTATTACCGGCGCGGTAGCGATTGTCGCGCTGCAACCGCTTGGCGGCTGGATTTCAGATGCTATCGCTCACGGCGCGTCCTGGGCAATCGTAAGCGGCGGTTTTCTGGTGGGCGCGGTGTTAGCCGGAACCTTCCTGCCGTTGGTACTGACCGGATTGCATCAGGGGCTGGTGCCTATTCATGTGGAGCTGGTGCAAGCGCACGGCTATAACGCGTTGTTTCCCATCCTGGCGATGGCGGGCGTTGGTCAGATAGGCGCGGCCATTGCCGTACTGATGAAAACCCGCAATGCGCGACTCAAAAAGGTGATTAAAGGCGCGCTTCCGGTCGGACTGCTGGGGATTGGCGAGCCGCTGATTTTTGGCGTCACGCTTCCATTGGGTAAGCCATTTATTGGCGCTTGCCTTGGCGGCGCGGTAGGCGGGGCGTTGATCAGTTACTGGAAAGTGGCGACGGTAATTACCTTTGGTATTTCCGGTTTACCACTGGCATTAACAATTGTTGCCGGAAAAGTCCTGTTCTATCTGTTAGGCTATTTAATAGCGGTCATTGCCGGGTTTATTTTTACCTGGCTGCTGGGGTTCAACGATCCAGAGGAGTAA